In Hydrogenispora ethanolica, one genomic interval encodes:
- a CDS encoding hydratase, with protein MIELVGKAVYLIRGKLLMDAESVTYDDINRQLEQQGLPLLSAGPDALARSKSGTIASQILLQHNQSQDEQNLKLRFDALASHDITYVGIVQTARASGLREFPVPYVLTNCHNTLCAVGGTINEDDHVFGLSAAERYGGIFVPAHQAVIHQYMREMMAGGGRMILGSDSHTRYGALGTMGVGEGGPEIVKQLLRRTYDIPYPEVIAVYLEGQPGPGVGPQDVALAIIKAVFANGFVKNKIMEFVGPGIANLTVDYRNGIDVMTTETTCLSSIWSTDDRVAAYLGLHGRPDAYRALEPAEISRYDGAIRVDLSRIEPMIALPFHPSNAYPIRELNENAAAILGQVEEEGRRQLENPKLEFKLSQKIAGGRLRVDQGVIAGCAGGTFENIAAAAAILENGSTGNGQFALSVYPASQPVNLAVIRSGLAERLLQAGVTLRTAFCGPCFGAGDVPANGGLSIRHSTRNFPNREGSKPANGQIASVALMDARSIAATALNGGRLTAASEVSAPVSAVAYTFDKKVYENRVYDGYGKPHPETELKFGPNIADWPKMISLPENLLLKMAAVIHDPVTTTDELIPSGETSSYRSNPLKLAEFTLGRKVPQYVGRAKDFQGLEQERQRLLAEGTAHEPQSTELGRIFLTLFGDEEPTPEKVHQTLVETGLGTVIFARKPGDGSAREQAASCQKVLGGWANIAVEYATKRYRSNLINWGMLPFVIPEDYLPEFAVGDFIYIPMIREAVQSGAAEIQAFLINADGRKPFRLWLPNLSADDRAIILAGCLINYYGQESK; from the coding sequence ATGATCGAACTGGTTGGCAAGGCGGTTTATCTGATCCGGGGTAAACTGCTGATGGACGCTGAATCTGTAACGTATGACGATATCAACCGGCAACTGGAGCAGCAGGGGCTGCCGCTGCTTTCCGCCGGTCCGGACGCGCTTGCCCGGTCCAAGTCCGGCACGATTGCAAGCCAAATTTTATTGCAACACAATCAATCGCAGGACGAGCAGAATCTGAAATTGCGCTTTGACGCCCTGGCTTCTCACGATATCACCTATGTCGGAATCGTTCAGACCGCCAGAGCCAGCGGCTTGCGAGAGTTTCCCGTGCCGTATGTCCTGACGAACTGTCATAACACGCTTTGCGCGGTCGGCGGAACCATCAACGAGGATGACCATGTTTTCGGTTTATCCGCGGCCGAACGCTACGGCGGGATCTTCGTCCCGGCCCATCAGGCGGTCATTCATCAATATATGCGGGAGATGATGGCGGGCGGCGGCCGGATGATCCTGGGTTCGGACAGCCATACCCGTTATGGCGCGTTGGGCACGATGGGGGTCGGCGAAGGGGGGCCGGAGATTGTCAAACAATTACTGCGGCGGACCTATGACATCCCCTATCCGGAAGTCATCGCGGTCTATCTTGAGGGCCAACCGGGTCCGGGGGTCGGGCCGCAGGATGTGGCCCTGGCCATCATCAAAGCGGTATTCGCCAATGGCTTTGTGAAGAATAAGATCATGGAATTCGTCGGGCCGGGGATCGCCAATCTGACGGTGGATTACCGGAACGGGATCGATGTGATGACCACCGAAACGACCTGTCTCAGTTCCATCTGGAGCACCGACGACCGGGTCGCCGCGTATTTGGGCCTGCACGGCCGGCCCGATGCCTATCGCGCGCTGGAGCCCGCGGAGATCAGTCGTTATGATGGCGCCATCCGGGTCGATCTCAGCCGGATTGAGCCGATGATTGCGCTGCCTTTCCATCCCAGCAACGCCTATCCGATCCGGGAATTGAACGAGAATGCCGCTGCCATCCTGGGCCAGGTGGAGGAGGAAGGCCGGCGGCAGTTGGAAAATCCGAAGCTGGAATTCAAGTTGAGCCAGAAGATCGCCGGCGGCCGGCTGCGCGTCGATCAGGGCGTGATTGCCGGCTGCGCCGGCGGAACGTTTGAGAATATTGCGGCGGCCGCGGCCATTTTGGAAAACGGCAGCACCGGCAATGGCCAGTTTGCCCTGAGCGTTTACCCGGCCAGCCAGCCGGTGAATTTGGCGGTGATCCGCAGCGGACTGGCGGAACGGTTATTGCAAGCCGGAGTGACCTTGCGCACCGCTTTCTGCGGGCCGTGTTTCGGCGCCGGGGATGTCCCGGCCAACGGCGGACTCAGTATCCGGCATTCCACCCGTAACTTCCCGAACCGCGAGGGTTCCAAGCCGGCTAATGGCCAGATCGCGTCCGTGGCCCTGATGGATGCGCGTTCCATCGCCGCCACCGCACTGAACGGCGGGAGGTTGACGGCCGCCTCGGAAGTATCCGCGCCCGTCTCCGCGGTGGCTTACACCTTCGATAAAAAGGTCTATGAGAACCGGGTCTATGACGGCTATGGCAAGCCCCATCCGGAAACGGAACTGAAATTCGGGCCCAATATCGCCGATTGGCCGAAGATGATTTCCTTGCCGGAGAACCTGCTTCTGAAAATGGCCGCGGTAATCCACGACCCGGTGACCACCACCGACGAGTTGATTCCCTCGGGAGAGACCTCCTCGTATCGTTCCAATCCGCTGAAATTGGCCGAGTTTACTCTGGGCCGGAAAGTTCCCCAGTATGTCGGCAGGGCCAAGGATTTTCAAGGGCTGGAGCAGGAACGGCAACGCCTTTTGGCCGAGGGAACCGCCCACGAGCCGCAATCGACCGAACTGGGACGAATTTTCCTCACTTTATTCGGGGATGAAGAACCGACGCCGGAAAAGGTTCACCAAACCTTAGTGGAGACCGGTTTGGGGACCGTTATCTTCGCCCGGAAACCGGGCGATGGCTCCGCCCGGGAGCAAGCCGCTTCCTGCCAGAAGGTGCTCGGAGGCTGGGCCAATATCGCCGTGGAATATGCGACCAAACGCTATCGCAGCAACCTGATTAACTGGGGAATGCTGCCGTTTGTAATTCCCGAGGATTACCTTCCGGAATTCGCGGTAGGAGACTTCATCTACATCCCGATGATTCGGGAAGCGGTTCAATCCGGCGCGGCAGAGATTCAAGCCTTTTTGATCAATGCCGACGGCAGAAAACCGTTCCGCCTTTGGCTGCCGAATCTCAGCGCCGATGATCGTGCGATTATCCTGGCCGGATGCTTGATAAACTACTACGGGCAAGAGTCAAAATAA
- a CDS encoding YhcH/YjgK/YiaL family protein, with the protein MIFGSIEHLEEDRKRLAAPLLKGLEFLKNNDLAKLELGRHEIDGGNLFALVQEYQTSPKTEKKAEAHRKFIDIQYIVSGTEIIGYGLENPANEVLEDRLAEKDNIFYKSVAGEMELILSAGMYAVLFPYDIHRPGCNYGAGTKVRKIVLKVAVD; encoded by the coding sequence ATGATTTTTGGAAGCATCGAACATTTGGAGGAAGATCGGAAGCGCCTCGCGGCACCGCTTCTGAAAGGCTTGGAGTTCTTAAAGAACAATGACCTGGCCAAGCTGGAGCTCGGCAGGCACGAGATTGACGGCGGCAACCTTTTTGCCCTGGTTCAGGAGTACCAGACCTCGCCCAAAACTGAAAAAAAGGCGGAAGCTCACCGGAAATTCATCGACATCCAATATATCGTGTCGGGGACCGAAATCATCGGCTACGGTCTGGAGAATCCCGCCAATGAAGTGCTGGAAGATCGCTTGGCTGAAAAGGATAACATTTTTTATAAGAGTGTCGCCGGAGAGATGGAACTGATCCTCTCCGCCGGGATGTACGCGGTACTATTCCCCTACGACATTCACCGTCCCGGCTGTAATTACGGTGCCGGAACCAAAGTCCGCAAGATTGTCCTGAAAGTAGCCGTGGATTGA
- a CDS encoding glycoside hydrolase family 88 protein, producing the protein MKSVMSEAVGEVHPVLSCSRRCLNRAIRNALNRIDCRLAALQAPALAQHYSGEAPEPDAVWPGLLWLSYEATNNPKYSKAAVPLLEALGERLRKKEEIVNLGAVTTLSCVAAYRLSGDTRARQWGLAAADDLCARFQQKVGCIAAGNGPGTAQDRIQLNIEYLMSLPLLYWASEVSGERRYHKIAYRHARQTALHLVREDLTVAHSCWMDIRTGLPVAEIGAAISSKTVRPWDPACAIYGFTLSYIYTRDWNFLALAAKLADSWLSLLPEQGIWPDFIAPEAGDGSCAISATALAVCGLLELSKHMPVIDEAKRSYEGSALAVLHVLIEQYAASAKNADGLLNYSLAEGETAREHTAWGDYFYLEALLRVTTDWGLYW; encoded by the coding sequence ATGAAGTCAGTGATGAGTGAGGCTGTTGGAGAAGTTCATCCCGTCCTTTCGTGCTCAAGACGCTGTTTAAACCGGGCGATTCGCAACGCCCTGAATCGAATCGATTGCCGTCTGGCGGCGCTGCAAGCCCCGGCTTTGGCGCAGCACTATTCCGGTGAAGCACCGGAGCCGGACGCCGTTTGGCCGGGCCTGCTCTGGCTGAGTTATGAAGCGACGAATAACCCGAAATATTCGAAGGCGGCTGTCCCACTGCTGGAAGCTTTGGGTGAGCGGTTGCGAAAAAAGGAAGAAATTGTGAACCTGGGCGCTGTGACGACGCTTTCCTGCGTGGCCGCTTACCGTTTATCCGGAGACACCCGCGCGCGCCAATGGGGACTGGCTGCGGCGGATGATTTATGCGCCCGTTTTCAGCAAAAGGTTGGCTGTATCGCGGCTGGGAACGGTCCGGGTACGGCGCAGGACCGGATCCAATTGAATATCGAGTATCTGATGAGCTTGCCGCTGCTTTATTGGGCCAGCGAAGTCTCGGGAGAACGCCGTTATCATAAGATTGCCTACCGACATGCCCGGCAAACCGCATTGCATCTGGTACGAGAGGATCTTACGGTGGCCCATTCATGCTGGATGGATATTCGGACTGGCCTGCCGGTCGCGGAAATCGGCGCCGCGATTTCCAGCAAAACAGTTCGGCCGTGGGATCCGGCGTGCGCCATCTATGGTTTTACGTTGAGTTATATATATACGCGGGATTGGAATTTCCTCGCCCTCGCCGCGAAGCTGGCGGATTCTTGGTTAAGCCTGCTTCCGGAGCAGGGGATTTGGCCGGACTTCATCGCTCCCGAAGCTGGAGACGGGTCATGCGCTATCTCTGCAACGGCGCTGGCGGTTTGCGGGCTTTTGGAGTTATCCAAGCATATGCCGGTCATTGATGAGGCCAAACGATCTTATGAAGGTTCCGCGCTGGCTGTTTTACACGTCTTGATCGAACAATATGCGGCGTCGGCAAAAAACGCCGACGGATTATTGAATTACTCCCTCGCCGAGGGAGAGACGGCTCGTGAACATACTGCCTGGGGCGATTATTTCTATCTGGAAGCATTGCTGCGGGTAACGACCGACTGGGGATTATATTGGTAA
- a CDS encoding GntR family transcriptional regulator, with protein sequence MRIAIDKAAGIPMYIQIKDQIKTMIAEGALIPGERLPTERELADELKVSRNTVSMAYQELQEEGVLSVGQGRGTFVTVDQPTNAGGTTGPLERSRKEKVLRLIDLAIEESLDLGFSLDQFLALVMVRAREKEESLRKARVLFVDCNQEQLHNFIRQFRELVRVEIIPLLLEKFLVAGPEIAALVREADLIVTTTTHWEAVQRTVVKLGAETEIVSVAAQPQLENLIKLIRLAHTGGIGLICLSPEFPEIVRRALARLGVYDLQLDYTIATERAALQSFIDGHDILLAYVERYKEVKALAGEKEVIPYIHELDIGSVNLVRRAIDRAVSGREKRGS encoded by the coding sequence ATGAGGATTGCGATTGATAAAGCTGCCGGAATTCCCATGTATATTCAGATCAAGGATCAGATCAAAACGATGATTGCCGAGGGGGCGCTCATTCCCGGCGAACGGCTGCCCACCGAACGGGAATTGGCTGATGAACTGAAGGTCAGTCGCAACACCGTGAGCATGGCTTACCAAGAACTTCAGGAGGAGGGAGTTTTGTCGGTTGGCCAAGGCAGGGGGACCTTTGTAACCGTGGACCAACCCACGAATGCGGGCGGAACGACCGGTCCCTTGGAACGGAGCCGGAAAGAAAAAGTGCTGCGTTTGATCGATCTGGCCATCGAAGAAAGCCTGGATCTGGGATTCTCACTCGACCAATTCCTGGCCCTGGTCATGGTGCGGGCGCGGGAAAAAGAAGAATCCCTGCGGAAGGCGCGGGTCTTATTTGTCGATTGCAATCAGGAACAGTTACATAATTTCATCCGGCAATTCCGGGAACTGGTGCGGGTGGAGATCATTCCGTTGCTGCTGGAAAAGTTCCTGGTCGCCGGTCCGGAGATCGCCGCCTTGGTAAGAGAGGCCGATCTGATCGTGACCACAACGACGCATTGGGAAGCGGTCCAACGGACTGTCGTGAAATTGGGCGCGGAGACGGAGATTGTCTCGGTTGCGGCCCAGCCTCAGCTGGAAAATTTAATTAAATTGATTCGTCTGGCGCATACGGGCGGGATCGGGCTGATTTGCTTGAGCCCGGAATTCCCGGAGATCGTCCGCCGGGCCTTGGCCAGGTTGGGAGTCTATGATCTGCAGCTCGATTACACGATCGCCACGGAACGGGCCGCCCTGCAAAGTTTCATCGACGGGCACGATATTTTATTGGCTTATGTGGAACGTTATAAAGAAGTGAAAGCGCTGGCCGGAGAGAAAGAGGTCATTCCCTATATCCATGAATTGGACATCGGTTCGGTGAATCTGGTGCGCCGGGCAATCGACCGCGCTGTCAGCGGCAGAGAAAAGAGAGGTTCATGA
- a CDS encoding methylaspartate mutase subunit E encodes MELTNRRLSEGDFEAIRREALGQWPTGAEVDPEEAVAYQKRISKTKRFSERLARAQAEGEILIQPRAGVALVEEQIALLKYLETEGEADLLPVTVDSYTRQNRYHEAQTGIEASRNAGRSMLNGFPVVNHGVLATRQVVEQVGRPIQVRHGTPDARLLAEISLAAGFTAFEGGGISYNIPYAKEMPLELTIAHWQYVDRLVGWYEERGIAIDREPFGPLTGTLVPPCISHAVAIIEALLAAEQGVRNITVGYGQCGNLVQDVAALRVLRRLVAEYLGRFHYDQVRTYTVFHQWMGGFPPDEAKAFAVIGLGAVAAAFSGATKVIVKSPHEAFGVPTKEANAEGLKTTRQVLNMLRDQSLPDSPELQEETEMVEEETRCILERVLELGDGDWAVGAVRAFAAGVLDVPFAPSRCNRGKVMPVRDQNGAVRLLDPGNLPLSKEIMAFHQRKIGERARAEERPVSFQMVIDDIYAISKGMLVGRPR; translated from the coding sequence ATGGAGTTGACGAATCGGCGGTTGAGCGAAGGTGATTTTGAGGCGATCCGGCGGGAAGCTCTCGGCCAATGGCCGACCGGAGCCGAAGTAGACCCGGAGGAGGCCGTTGCCTACCAGAAAAGGATTTCCAAGACCAAACGTTTTTCGGAACGGCTGGCCAGAGCCCAGGCGGAGGGGGAGATCCTGATCCAGCCCCGGGCCGGCGTGGCCTTGGTCGAGGAACAGATCGCGCTGCTGAAATACTTGGAGACGGAAGGGGAAGCCGATCTGCTGCCGGTCACGGTAGACAGTTATACCCGGCAAAACCGTTATCACGAGGCGCAGACCGGAATCGAGGCCAGCCGCAATGCCGGCCGTTCCATGCTGAATGGTTTTCCCGTGGTCAATCACGGCGTACTGGCCACCCGGCAAGTGGTCGAGCAGGTCGGCCGGCCGATTCAGGTCCGGCACGGCACTCCCGATGCCCGGCTCCTCGCCGAAATCTCGTTGGCCGCCGGGTTTACCGCGTTTGAGGGCGGCGGAATCTCCTATAATATCCCCTATGCCAAGGAGATGCCCCTGGAACTGACGATCGCCCATTGGCAATATGTAGACCGTCTGGTGGGCTGGTATGAAGAACGCGGCATCGCCATCGATCGGGAACCCTTCGGGCCGCTCACCGGGACGTTGGTGCCGCCGTGCATCTCCCATGCGGTGGCGATTATCGAAGCTCTGCTCGCCGCCGAGCAAGGCGTGCGCAATATCACGGTCGGGTACGGCCAATGCGGAAACCTGGTCCAGGACGTGGCCGCTTTACGGGTCTTACGGCGGTTGGTTGCCGAATATCTGGGGCGTTTTCACTACGATCAGGTACGGACTTATACGGTCTTTCACCAGTGGATGGGCGGTTTCCCGCCCGATGAGGCCAAAGCCTTCGCAGTGATTGGGCTGGGCGCGGTGGCGGCGGCCTTCTCCGGGGCCACCAAGGTGATTGTCAAGAGCCCGCATGAGGCTTTCGGCGTCCCGACCAAGGAAGCCAATGCCGAAGGGCTGAAAACCACCCGGCAGGTATTGAACATGCTGCGCGATCAAAGCCTGCCGGATTCGCCGGAGCTGCAGGAGGAAACGGAAATGGTGGAGGAGGAGACCCGCTGCATCCTGGAGCGGGTGCTCGAACTCGGCGACGGCGATTGGGCCGTGGGCGCGGTGCGCGCCTTTGCGGCCGGGGTCCTGGATGTGCCTTTTGCCCCCAGCCGCTGCAACCGGGGGAAGGTGATGCCGGTACGCGATCAGAACGGCGCCGTGCGGTTGCTGGATCCGGGAAATCTCCCGCTGAGCAAAGAGATCATGGCTTTTCATCAACGCAAGATTGGCGAACGGGCCCGGGCCGAGGAACGGCCGGTCAGCTTTCAAATGGTGATTGACGATATCTACGCCATCAGCAAGGGAATGCTGGTCGGGCGACCCCGGTAA